The genomic window GGACACAAGTAGAATTTACACTCGTAAAACAAAACAAGAATTACTTAATATAATAGAGAATTTATAGGTGATTTAATTATGAAAATGCTTATATTTAGTATGGAAATTATTGAAGAGATAAATGAAAACTATAAAATTAAAATAGAAGGACAACAGGGGCATGCTCACGTACTTTTCTCTCCTAAAACCAAGAAACTTGAATTTGGAGAAAATAATGAAATGAGTAAATACCTTAAAGAAAATGAATATCAATTCAGAAAAATTCTTCATAATAAAAGACATGATACTTTTTATAAAGGTTTTAAGTTGACGTTTGCTTTTAGAGATAAAAAAGATGTTGCAGCATTTAATGATAGATCAAAAATAGTTGTTTTAGATAAAAGACATAATAAGGTAGACAGTTATGTTTTGGATGAAGGTGAAAAAGATATTTATAAGATATTTACTGATGGTACATTCTTAGAAAAGAAAAATTCTGGAGCTTATGCTATTATAATTGAAGATATTCATCATAACTATAGTGTGCATACAGAAAAAACAGATATAAAAGGTAGTAGTCAGATAGAATTATGTGCAGCTATAAAAGGAATAGAATTAATAAAAGATGTAGATAAAATTTGTATAATTACTGATAGTCAGTATGTTAGAAAAGGATTAACTGAATGGGTTATGTGTTGGAAGCTTAATGGGTGGAAAACTGCTAATGGTGAGAATGTTAAAAATATAGAAAATTGGATTAAGTTTGATAAATTAACTGAAGGAAAATATATTGAGTTTCATTGGGTAAAAGGACATTCAAATCATTTTGAAAATACTTTGTGTGATATATATGCAAGGGAATCAGCAAATTTACCACTTAAAAATTTTTAAACATTAATATTGTAAAATTAATAAAATCCATATATAATTATCCATGAATAATATGTAAAGCAATTACAATATTTATATTTTATAATTATTTTACATAGTACACTTAGTTTTACTATTAACCTTTGTTTTAAAGCTGAAAATACTTTTGAATTGTACGAAAAACACAAAAGTATTTTTATGTTTAGATAGATAACCTATGATATATTAAAAGGAGTATAAAAGGATGATAAAATATGATAATAGACAGGGACTAAAGATTATATTTACCCTTAAAGGATCTGTTGTTAAAAATGTTACACCTCAAGTGATTTTATGTAGCATTCTTTCGTTTATGTTTGTTGGTATACATAATATTATTAAGGTAAATATTAACCCTACGCCTTGGGCGATTGTCGGTGGAGCCCTTGGTTTGCTACTAGTATTTAGAACTAATACAGCATATGATAGGTACTGGGAAGGAAGAAAACTTTGGGGTGGTATTAGCAATATTTCAAAAAACCTCGCACTAAGTTTGCTAGCGTATTTTAATAAAAACAAACATGTAGATGACAAAGTAAAATTGAAAATGATCAATTTAATAATTGCCTTTCCCAAAATGGCCAAGCAACTATTGAGAGATGAGAATGATTTTTCTGAGATTGAGCATTTAAATAAATTTCTTACAGAAGAAGAAATTGAAATCTTATATTCATCTAAAAATGTACCAGTTAGTATAGTGTTGATGCTGAAAAAAGTTATATATGAGTATGTTGAAAAAGATGGTATTATAAGTTTCGAAGGGAAACTAGATGATTTTTTAAGCATGTTAGGCGGTTGCGAACGAATATTAAGAAATCCTATACCCATTGCGTATGTTGTTCATTTAAAGACACTTCTTATATTATTTTGCTCAACTTTAACTTTTGCTATCGCTAGTAGTATGGGGTGGCTTTCAATATTAGTTATAATATTTGTTAGTTTTGCGTTTTTAGGTATAGAAGAAATAGGAGTTGAAATTGAAGACCCTTTTGGATATGATGATAATGATCTTCCGCTTGATGATATTTGTGAAGGAATAGAAGCTACAGTGCTAGGCATTTACAAACAGTATAAGATGCTAGAAGGCATTGGCATAGCTAAAGAGGAAGTTGCTGTAAGTAAAAATTAGTTAACTAAAATATAGAAGAATACATAGAACATACATATATACAATATACATAAATGTAAAAAACCAGCTTTTGATTTAAGCTGGTTTTTAATGTATGGGCTAAAATTAATTAAATTTATTATTCCATAAATTAACCATGAGAGAACTTCTTATTAGGGCATATTTTATATATAAATGTAAAAGATATATTTATGATTAGAAGATTTATAATTTATGGACTTTTAGGCGCTTGTGGAGAGGTTTTATGGAATGGAATTGGTTCTATGATGAGAGGAGACTTGAAGCTTACAGGGTGGACATCTATGTGGATGATCCTAATATATGGGCTTGCTATTTTTTTAGAGCCTATTCATGATAGAATAAGACACCTTTCATTTCTTATAAGAGGAGGTGTGTATACAGTTTTAATATTTATGGTAGAGTTTTTTAGTGGTTTTTTACTTAGAGAAATTCTAGGTGTTTGTCCATGGAATTATGTAAATAAGCCTCTTTCATTTTATGGATTAATTACATTAACTTATACTCCAGTATGGTTTATTTGCGGTCTTATATTTGAAAAAATACATGATTTTTTTACAAGAATAGAGTACATTTTTAAAAAATATTAATTTACTATGATTGTAAGAATAGTTTTTTATTCAATGTTGAATTTAAAGTTAAACTTACTTCATAACTATAACTTTAAGATATATGATTGGAATGTTGATTCACAGGATGGAGTAACCCCCAAAACATCACCCAGTAAACTGTTTAGAAAAGCTACAAAAGTGATGTTAATTCAGAACCTATAATATTACTTATGCATTGTGATTATATGCATGAAAATACCTACAAGACTTTGGATAGGATAATAAAATTTTATAAAGATAGTAGCTATGAATTTAGAGTTGTTGATGAAAATACTCCAGAACATTATTTCTCATTTAAAAAGTAATAAATACCAAAATTTTAAAATTATAGTGTTTACTTAAAATATATAGCAATTGAAATAGTGATAAGGAAAGCTTTAGGCTTGTTAAAGTCTAAGGCTTTCCTTACTTTAATAAATTAGAAGGATTTTATATTTATTATGTATTATAATTTACATTAGGATAAACTAATGTATAATAATAAATAGCAATTTGTGAAATATAGGGAAATACACTAATAAATAATATTATAATACATAAAAATTATAATATTATAGTTATGAAATCTTTTAAGTAGTTTTTATAATTATAATAAATAACAATAAATTGGGAGATTAATATGAAAACATATCTAGCAGAATACCTCATTTTTTTAAACATAATAGGATTTTTATCAATGTATGTTGACAAAGTAAAAGCAAGAAACAAAAAATGGAGAATAAAAGAAAGTACCTTATTATTTATAGCTATATTAGGTGGAAGTTTAGGATCATATTTAGGAATGAAAGCATTTAGGCATAAGACTAAACATAACAAATTTGTATATGGTATTCCAATAATACTAATAATCCAATTAGTATTAATTAAGTCAGTAGTAGCCTATTAGTTAATGAATTAATGAGTTTTAAGATATCTAATAAAAAATATTAGATGAATATTATATGTAATAAATAAAAATTTAATTGGAGTGATATGTGTGAAAAAAGGACAAGATTACATAGGAGTTGGAGTAGGAGCGGTAATTATTAATGAAAATAAGGAGATATTATTGCTACTAAGAGAAAAATCACCAGAATTAGGTTGTTGGTCTATTCCAGGTGGAAAAGTTGAAATGTTTGAAACTGTGGAAGACGCCATAAAAAGGGAAGTTAAAGAGGAACTTGATGTAGAAGTAGAAATAATTAAGCTTATAACAGTTACAAATCATATAATTTGGAAAGAAAAAGCTCATTGGGTTGCACCTACATTTCTTGCTAATGTTGTAAGTGGACAAGTAAAAAATGTTGAACCAGAAAAACATAAAGAAGTAAGGTGGTTTTCTATTGATAACTTACCACATAATATAACAATCACTACTAAAAATGCAATAAAACATTTGTAAAAATTAATAAGGATTGGCTGTTTCAAAATAAGCTTTAGGCATAATATATTGAAGATTTAATCTAAAAAACAATCAATATATTGTGCTATTTTTCTGTTTTGAGACAGCCATTTTTTATATTAAAAGGAAACTAGAGATAGTTTTTTATTTAAATAAATCATCTAGTAATTGATAATGAGAATGATTAACAAAAGGTTGTAATTATCATTTAAACATGATAATATAGTTAAAGTAGTTTATAAATAGAATAATTTCCAAGTATATATTTGGTATACATTTTACACATGAATATTTATAAAAAGAGGTGAACTAATGAATAGAAACTTTTTAAAATTTGTTATGTGGAGCATAGGTGCTTATATGCTCAAAAATATAAATGATACAAATAAAACTCAAAATCAAAAGATAAAAGGAAATATACCAAGTTTTAAAGGTGTGTTAGAAGTCAGACATACGCTTGATGGTAGAATTAGATTATATGTACCCATGATAAAAAATAATTTAAACTTGAAAAAATTTATTTTAAAGGAAATGGGAAGAATTCCAGCAATAAGTTCTATAGAAGTAAATAGTATAACAGGAACTATTTTAATATACTATGATAAAACCACTATAAAGCCAATGCTATTAATAGGTGTTGTTATTAAACTTTTAAATTTAGAAGAAGAAGTAAGGAAAGAACCTGAATCAAAAATAAGCAAAGAGTTAAAGAATATAAAGGATAGTTTGAATTATGCTGTTTATAATAAAAGCCAAGGCATTTTAGATATGAAAACTATAGTTATTCTTTCTTTGCTTATTTGTGGACTCTATAAATATAAAAAATATCCTTATATGGCTCCAGGGGGTATTACTTATTTGTGGTGGGCTTACTCAAGTATAAAATAGGTAATACTAATATTGTATGATTTTATTTAAGAGTAGAGTAATTAATACTAAACATCTAAATTAATTACTAATAGAGGTAAATAGAATTTTAATAGGGGGACCATATGATTAACATTCAAAAGTATATATTAAGACACGTTGCAAAGGTAAAAATAATACATAGTATGCCAGGAAGAATTCGTTTAAAAGTACCTAATTTAAATAAGGTTCCTGAAGAGTTTAGAAATTATGATAAATTTTTTATAAAAGCAATTAGAATATTAGATGGAATTGAAGATATATCTATGAATTATCTTATTGGTACAACACTTATAACCTATAATAGTAAAGTAGTATATGAAGAAAAAATAATGAGATGGATAAAAATTATAATAGATATTGGAATAAATAATATAATTTTCATTCACCAATATGGGGAAAGTAATTTAGAACATGTAGTAAGTACTTTAGAACAGCAGCTAAAAGAGGAAGTAGCCAAACTATAGGAAAATTTATAAACTTCGAATAGGAGGCCTGATGTACAGATGATATCAAAAAAAAGAGAGCCTTTGTTTAAATGTAATATAGTACACAATATTCAAGGAAGATTACGTGTTAATTGTAGAGCTTTAAAGTATTTAGGAAAGTATAAAAATGAGTTTGAACAAAGACTTAAATCAATAAGAGTTATTAAAGATGCAAAAGTAAACATAGTTACTAAAAATGTTTTAATTTATTACGATAATGAATTAAGTAATACAGAAGAAGTAATAGATATATTTGAAGAATGTATTTCTGTTTACTCTTTGTTTGTGTATAAGGAAGAAAGAGAAGAAGTATCAAAAAGTATTGCTATTGAGAGAAGTCCAAAAGAAGAGTCTTCAAAAGATATATTAAAGAGATTACTAATTACTTCAGGAACTTTAGCTTATTCTTTAATTAAAAAGAATACTAATGCATTAGTTAAAAGTACCTCTGTGTATAGTAAATTTACAACATTTCCAGCCATTACAAGTTTATATTTAACTTTACCTTTATTTAAAAGTGGTATAAATTCATTTAAAACATCTCATAAACCTAATGCTGATACTTTAACAATAACTTCAATTTTAGCTAGCTTATTATTAGGAAAAGATGTTTCAGCTTTAACAATTATACTTTTATCAGATGTAGCAGAATTGTTAACTTCATATACAATGGAAAAAACAAGAAAATCTATAAAAGATATGTTAGACTTAAATGAAGAATTTGTATGGAAACAAGTAGAGGATGGTAGTGTTAAAAAAACAAGAATAGATGAAATAAAAAAAGGAGATTTAATCTTAATACATACTGGAGAAAAGATTTGTGTAGATGGACAAGTTTTAAGTGGAGAAGCAATAGTAGATCAATCAGCGGTTACTGGCGAATTTATGCCTGATATAAAGAAAAAAGGTTCATCTGTATTTGCAGGAACTATGGTTAAAAACGGTGTTATAACGGTATCGACCCAAAAAGCTGGAGATGATACTGTAGTTTCAAGAATAATTCATTTAGTGGAAGATGCATCATATAAAAAAGCTCTTATTCAAGATTATGCAGATAAATTTTCTAGTTATTTGATTCCTTTTAATTTTTTATTTGCAGGTATAACTTATTGGGTAACTAAGAGTCCAGTAAGAGCTTTAAATATGTTAATAATCGATTATTCTTGCGGTATAAGACTTTCTACAGCTACAGCTTTTTCAGCATCTATAAATACAGCTGTTAAAAACGGAGTTCTTATTAAAGGTGGAAATTATATTGAGTCTTTATCAAATGCAGATACTTTGATATTAGATAAAACGGGAACTTTAACTGAAGGAAAGCCTCAAGTGGTAAGTGTTAATATATGCAAAGAAGGATTAAAAGAAAAAGAAATATTAGAAATAGCAGCTGCAGCAGAGGAAACTTCTAAACATCCTATGGCAGTAGCTGTAATGTCAAAAATAAGACAAAAAGGATATGAGGTTCCTAAGCATGGAGAGACAATAACACATATAGCTAGAGGATCAGAAACTAATATAGGAGAAGATATTATAAGAGTTGGCAATAAAGCTTTTATGGAAGAAAACAGTATAAATTTGAATAAAGTTAATAACAAAGCTAATTTATTAGTTTCTAAAGGGGAAAGTATAATTTATATAGCTCAGAATAAAGAACTCATTGGCATATTAGGAATACAAGATAAAATGAGATCAAATATGAAAAAGTCTATAAATAAATTAAGATATGAAGGTCTTAATGATATCATATTATTAACTGGTGATTTGAAAGAACAAGCTGAGGCTGTAGCAAGCAAAATGGGGGTAGATAGCTATGAGGCAGAACTTCTACCAGAAGATAAGGCAAAAGCTGTTTTAAAACTTCAGTCTAAAGGTTCAAAAGTAATAATGGTAGGAGATGGAGTTAATGATGCACCAGCTCTTGCTTATGCTGATGCTGGAGTTGCTTTAGGAGGAAGTAGTACAGATGCAGCTATGGAAGCTTCTGATATTACTATTCAAAGTAATAATCCTATGTTGTTGCCAACAGTAGTGGAGCTTTCTAAAAAAACTATGAATATTGTTAGACAGAATTTTGGTTTAGCAATAGGTATAAATAGTGTAGGGCTTTTATTAAGCGCAGCAGGGGTTTTACCTGTGTTTTGGGGTGCAGTCATTCATAACTCTAGCACAATATTTGTAGTTTCTAATTCTTTAAGATTACTCTTTTATGATATGGAGAGGGGAAATTATTAATGAGTAGACCAACGATTCTTATTATGCACACTCTTCCACATAGGGTGAGGTTGAAGTTATCCCATCCTTTAAGAGATGAAGAAAAAGTAATTGAAACAATGAAGGATGGAGATAGAATTAAAGCCTTTACTTATAACAAAATTACTAAATCCGTAATAATTGAATTTGATAATGTAAAAACAGATTTAGAAGAAACAATAATAAGATTAGCTATTGTATATTCAAAAGAGTATGATATGACACCTATAAATATTTATAGTAATTCACCAACAAGAGATATGCCTAAAATAGCATATTATTCATTATTAACTATTTTAGGAGCCAGTATATCAAAGCTTTTAAAGCCTGCTAAAAACATACAAGAGTTGTTTAACTGGTTAGCGGTAGGAACAACTGTAGCTGCTATAGGTGAGCATGCCTATATGGAAATAAACAAAAAAGGAGCTTTTGATCCAGAGGTAGTTTCAGTAATGTACCTTATAAACTCTTTAAGTAAAGGAAATTTTGTAATCCCATCTATACTTACGTGGATAACGACTTTCGGAAGACATATATTAAATTTATCCTATGATAATGTAGTACTTAATATTAAAGAGGAAAAAAATATGTATACTGATGAAGTTTATTATGAAGTATCTTTAAGTAAAGAAAAAGATATTGAAAAAAAATCCGACTTTTTTAAAGCTATTATTTCTGGATATTTAGAAAAACCTAATTATTTTTGTAAAAACAATTTTGTTATGGCAAATAATGAAGGTGCCTTTTTTAATAGAAAGATGTATAAAAGCTTTAATTGTGACATTGGTAATATCATTTTAAATGATAAATATATATAAGGTTTTTGCAATAATCGTTAGTAATAAAATATTTAATATAAACAAAGGAGGAACAGAGATGTTTCAATCAATTAACAGAGATCATATTAAAGGTGCCCTTATAGGGGTAGGCATTTGTGCTGTAGGATATTATGTTTATAAAAAAAATCAAACTCAAGTAGAGTCTTTCCTTAAAGACCAAGGTATTAATGTATCAAATAATGTATCAAAAAATTATAATTCAATGTCTCTTGAAGAGTTAATGGAAACAAAGGAGTTAATTGAAGATATTATTGCTGAAAAAGAAATGAATGAGCCAAAATCTTTTGAAGTAGAAGAAGCAGAAATAACAGCAGAATAATAAAAATAAACTTGGATGATGTTTTCAGTTATCCAAGTTTTTTAGTTCAAAAAAGTAATTAAAATTAAGGCCTATTTTAAGATAATGTTATTTTAAAAATTTCAAGTTTTTTAGTAGTTCTAATTTAACATTTTATGAATTATGTAAGTGATTAAGAAAACACAAGGGAAAATGTGTTGAATTTGTAGTTACATAAAATCAAAATATTAAATTTACATCAAATGTGTACACATTTATATAAAAAATAACTTAATTTACATTAAAATCCTTAATAATATATTAACATTTAATACAAATAATGTTAATATATTATTAAGCTTAACAAAAAACAAGAGTGGAGGGATTTTAGTGAAAACATTTACAAAGAAAAGATTGACTGCTTGGGTAATGTCAGTGTTTATGATTTTAAGCATAATTTCACCTTTAAATGTACATGCTTTAGAAAAAAACGATAATGCGGAAACAATTTCTTCTCAATCAAAAGTTGTATCAGAGAATATTAAACAAAAACAAGATAATAAAGATGAAAAATCAAAATTAGAAAAAGTTACTGAAGAAAAACATGTTGCTACAAATGACTTAAGTAAAGAAATTAACATATTGACCTTTAATGATTTTCACGGAGCAGTAGATAATAGCGGTAAAAATTCAGGAATGGCTAAATTTGCTGGAGAAATCAACAAATTTAAAGAATCAAATCCAAATACTATAGTAGTTTCTGGTGGAGATAATTTTCAAGGAAGTGCAATGTCTAATTTAACTCATGGGAAAATAGTTAATGAAATGTTTAAAGAAATAGGACTTATAGCTTCTGCTGTAGGTAATCATGAATTTGATTGGGGTACTAATAAAATTCCTCAATGGTCAAAAGAGGGCGGATATGATTTTTTAGCTGCAAATATTTGTGATAAAAGTACAGGAAAACCTGTTAATTGGACTAAACCTTATAAAATAGTTACTATAGATAAAGTTAAAGTTGGATTTGTTGGAATAACTACTCCTGAAACAGCATGGCAGACAAAAGTTGAAAATGTAAAAGATGTTAATTTTAAAGATCCAATAGAATGTGCTAAAACATGGAATAAGAAACTAAGAAGTGGTGAATTACCAGAAGGAAAAGCAGATGTTGTTATAGCTTTAACTCACTTAGGGTCTATACAAAACCGTGAAACTAAAAATATAACTGGTGAAGCGGCTGATTTATGTAAAGCTAATACAGGAATTGATGCTATAATATCAGCACATACTCATATGGAAGTATGTGGAAAAGTAAATAATATACCAGTTATACAAAGCTATTATAATGGAAGAGATTTAGGAAGATTAAAAATATTATTAGACAAAGAAGGAAATTTAAAATCAATTGAACCTATTTTAGATCCTTTATATAAGAGACCAGATACATTAATAGAAGATAAAAATGTAAAATCTATATATGAGAAGTATAAAAAAGATTTACAGAAAGTATTATCAGAAGTAGTGGGAGTAACAGATACAGAATTATCTCATGATAGATATACAAGTGGAGGAACATCGCCACTTGGAAAATGGGTATGTGATGTTATGAAAAAGAAAGCTAAAGTTCAAATTGGTATAACAAATGGGGGTGGATTGAGATGCCCTATACCAAAAGGTAATATTACAATGGGAAAACTTTATGAAATGATGCCATTTGATAATACTTTAGTCACAATGGAACTTAAAGGTTCTGATTTGAAAAGAGTAATCGAAAATGGAATTATGAATGATGAATTTGGTTGGGTGCAAGTATCAGGTGTAAAAGTTTATTATGACAAAAATGCTAAGTTTGGGTCAAGAATAACAAATATGGTTTTAGAAGATGGAAGTTTAGTCAATATGAATAAATACTACACAGTAGTGGTAAATGACTTTATGGCTCCGGATGGATGTAAAGGTGTTGGAGGCGATAAATATGATTTTACAGGAGTTAAAAATCTCGTAAACACTCGAATCCCTATAAGAGAAGCTCTTATTGAAGATTTAAAAGCTTTAAATGGAAAACATTTAATTATTAAAGATTATGAAACATTGATAGCAGGAAAAATGCCATTAAAACCTGGAGAAAATCCAAATCAAAAACCAGGTGAAAATTCAAATAATAATCCAAGCATAAGCAATGAACAAAACAATAGTAGTTCAAATTCTTCAAAAATTAATTCTAAGACAGCAGCTACTAAATTACCAAAGACAGGTTCTATGGTAGATACCACATCATTAGTAACTGTTGGAATATTAGTTATTTTACTTGGAATTGCATTATACTTAAGAGACAGAGAAGAAGAAAATAAAGATGTAGCTTAGTGTTATTTAACTATCACAATTTTAAACATATTAATTAAAAACTGTGGACAAGTTTTAGTTCGCAGTTTTTAATTTTATTCTATGTAATAGCTCACTTTTTTAATAAAAAGCAGATATGAAAGTTGAGTAATTAGTTTATATATAATTTAAAATTAGATTTATTATTAAGAATTAATATAAAGTAAATTTATACTATAATCCAATAATTATCTTTATTGATATAACACTTCTTATATAGTAATATATTACTATATAAGAAATAGGATTAATATATATTAGATTTAAAAACAAAAATAATTAAATTTATTATTTAAGCAAAATAGATTCATAAATTCAAACTGTGTATTAGAAAAGTACATATCTTATATTAAAGAAAGGGAGATTATTATGAAAAGTTTATTGAAAGAAGAATGGGCAAAGTTTGTTGTATATGTAGTCATGGTATTTTCTATTGGAATAGTATTGAATAGCGAAGTATATGCCATTTCAAGGGTAGATGGACCTTCTATGGAAAACACTTTAATTAATGGAGAAAGACTATACATAAATAAAGTTGGTTATCACTTTATTCAACCTAAAAAAGGAGATATAATTATATTTCTTCAAAATGAAACAAATTTAAGTTGTGTTGACAGGATTGAAAATGTTATTAAAGATATATCTATGAATGTAACAGGAAAAACTAGAACAAATAGACTAGTAAAGAGGGTTATAGGCGTTTCAGGAGATAAAATAGATATAAAGAATGGAGAAGTATATGTAAATAATAAAATTTTAGAGGAATCATATATTAAAAACAAAACTTTTAAAAGGTCAGATTTAATTCATTACCCAATAGTGATTCCTGAGGGAAAATTATTTGTAATGGGAGATAATAGAGAAGTGAGTTTAGATAGTAGAATTTTTGGACTAGTAGATATTAAAAGTGTTGAAGGAAAAGCAGTGTTTAGGATTTGGCCTATAAATAAGATGGGCACCTTAAACTAACTTTGTTCTATTCAATTTAGATAAATTTTAGTTATGTTTAATTTAGACAAACTTTAATTCTATGAACATCAAAATAAAATTCATTAAAAATAGGGTTTTGTTTTAAATTTATAGTTATTTTAAAACTATATAAAATGAATATTTTTTAAAACATAGCCTACTATAAATAATTTATGGAGGATGAGTATAGTTATGAAATTATCAATTGTATATTACAGCCAAACAGGAAACACAAAAAAGATAGCAGAAATTATAAAAGAAGGAGTGGAAAAGTCAGGGGATATTCAAGTTAAAACTATGTCTATAGAAGATATGGATTATAAATTTTTAGAGGAATCAAAAGCAGTTATTTTTGGAACTCCTACATATTATGCAACTTTTTCATGGCAAATCAAAAAGTGGTTTGATACTTGCAAGGAATGTAATCTTTCAGGAAAATTAGGTTCAGTATTTGCTACAGAAAATGTATTAGGTGGGGGAGCAGATGTTGCTGAACTAAGTTTAATAGGACATATGTTAGTAAAAGGTATGCTTATATATTCAGCAGGTTCTTCAGAAGGACAGCCATATACTCATTTTGGAGCTGTATGCACTAAGGATGGCGATGAACAGCAAAGAGAGAGAGCTAGAATTTTCGGAGAAAGAATAGGGAATAAGGCTTTAGAAATTTTTAATTAAGATATTTTAAAACACACTATCTAACTTTTGGTAGTGTGTTTTTATACAATTATAGATATTGTAATTAAAATAAACATTTAATTTATATAAAATCATAACATTTTTTTAGGTATATCATATAATAAAAGTGTACTAATTAATAGGAGTGTTTAAATTTGTATTTTCGTAATTTATATGATATGTATGACCTAGATGAGCTTGATGAATTTGACGAACTAGATCAATTTGATGACTTCTATGATGATGAGTGTACGCATTGTCCTTTTAGTCATATGCATCGTCAATATCCTATTATG from Clostridium sp. MB40-C1 includes these protein-coding regions:
- a CDS encoding HMA2 domain-containing protein, which produces MNRNFLKFVMWSIGAYMLKNINDTNKTQNQKIKGNIPSFKGVLEVRHTLDGRIRLYVPMIKNNLNLKKFILKEMGRIPAISSIEVNSITGTILIYYDKTTIKPMLLIGVVIKLLNLEEEVRKEPESKISKELKNIKDSLNYAVYNKSQGILDMKTIVILSLLICGLYKYKKYPYMAPGGITYLWWAYSSIK
- a CDS encoding bestrophin family protein — encoded protein: MIKYDNRQGLKIIFTLKGSVVKNVTPQVILCSILSFMFVGIHNIIKVNINPTPWAIVGGALGLLLVFRTNTAYDRYWEGRKLWGGISNISKNLALSLLAYFNKNKHVDDKVKLKMINLIIAFPKMAKQLLRDENDFSEIEHLNKFLTEEEIEILYSSKNVPVSIVLMLKKVIYEYVEKDGIISFEGKLDDFLSMLGGCERILRNPIPIAYVVHLKTLLILFCSTLTFAIASSMGWLSILVIIFVSFAFLGIEEIGVEIEDPFGYDDNDLPLDDICEGIEATVLGIYKQYKMLEGIGIAKEEVAVSKN
- a CDS encoding DUF1294 domain-containing protein, with amino-acid sequence MKTYLAEYLIFLNIIGFLSMYVDKVKARNKKWRIKESTLLFIAILGGSLGSYLGMKAFRHKTKHNKFVYGIPIILIIQLVLIKSVVAY
- a CDS encoding NUDIX domain-containing protein; translated protein: MKKGQDYIGVGVGAVIINENKEILLLLREKSPELGCWSIPGGKVEMFETVEDAIKREVKEELDVEVEIIKLITVTNHIIWKEKAHWVAPTFLANVVSGQVKNVEPEKHKEVRWFSIDNLPHNITITTKNAIKHL
- a CDS encoding cation-translocating P-type ATPase gives rise to the protein MISKKREPLFKCNIVHNIQGRLRVNCRALKYLGKYKNEFEQRLKSIRVIKDAKVNIVTKNVLIYYDNELSNTEEVIDIFEECISVYSLFVYKEEREEVSKSIAIERSPKEESSKDILKRLLITSGTLAYSLIKKNTNALVKSTSVYSKFTTFPAITSLYLTLPLFKSGINSFKTSHKPNADTLTITSILASLLLGKDVSALTIILLSDVAELLTSYTMEKTRKSIKDMLDLNEEFVWKQVEDGSVKKTRIDEIKKGDLILIHTGEKICVDGQVLSGEAIVDQSAVTGEFMPDIKKKGSSVFAGTMVKNGVITVSTQKAGDDTVVSRIIHLVEDASYKKALIQDYADKFSSYLIPFNFLFAGITYWVTKSPVRALNMLIIDYSCGIRLSTATAFSASINTAVKNGVLIKGGNYIESLSNADTLILDKTGTLTEGKPQVVSVNICKEGLKEKEILEIAAAAEETSKHPMAVAVMSKIRQKGYEVPKHGETITHIARGSETNIGEDIIRVGNKAFMEENSINLNKVNNKANLLVSKGESIIYIAQNKELIGILGIQDKMRSNMKKSINKLRYEGLNDIILLTGDLKEQAEAVASKMGVDSYEAELLPEDKAKAVLKLQSKGSKVIMVGDGVNDAPALAYADAGVALGGSSTDAAMEASDITIQSNNPMLLPTVVELSKKTMNIVRQNFGLAIGINSVGLLLSAAGVLPVFWGAVIHNSSTIFVVSNSLRLLFYDMERGNY
- a CDS encoding 5'-nucleotidase C-terminal domain-containing protein, whose amino-acid sequence is MKTFTKKRLTAWVMSVFMILSIISPLNVHALEKNDNAETISSQSKVVSENIKQKQDNKDEKSKLEKVTEEKHVATNDLSKEINILTFNDFHGAVDNSGKNSGMAKFAGEINKFKESNPNTIVVSGGDNFQGSAMSNLTHGKIVNEMFKEIGLIASAVGNHEFDWGTNKIPQWSKEGGYDFLAANICDKSTGKPVNWTKPYKIVTIDKVKVGFVGITTPETAWQTKVENVKDVNFKDPIECAKTWNKKLRSGELPEGKADVVIALTHLGSIQNRETKNITGEAADLCKANTGIDAIISAHTHMEVCGKVNNIPVIQSYYNGRDLGRLKILLDKEGNLKSIEPILDPLYKRPDTLIEDKNVKSIYEKYKKDLQKVLSEVVGVTDTELSHDRYTSGGTSPLGKWVCDVMKKKAKVQIGITNGGGLRCPIPKGNITMGKLYEMMPFDNTLVTMELKGSDLKRVIENGIMNDEFGWVQVSGVKVYYDKNAKFGSRITNMVLEDGSLVNMNKYYTVVVNDFMAPDGCKGVGGDKYDFTGVKNLVNTRIPIREALIEDLKALNGKHLIIKDYETLIAGKMPLKPGENPNQKPGENSNNNPSISNEQNNSSSNSSKINSKTAATKLPKTGSMVDTTSLVTVGILVILLGIALYLRDREEENKDVA
- a CDS encoding HMA2 domain-containing protein; this translates as MINIQKYILRHVAKVKIIHSMPGRIRLKVPNLNKVPEEFRNYDKFFIKAIRILDGIEDISMNYLIGTTLITYNSKVVYEEKIMRWIKIIIDIGINNIIFIHQYGESNLEHVVSTLEQQLKEEVAKL
- a CDS encoding ribonuclease H, coding for MKMLIFSMEIIEEINENYKIKIEGQQGHAHVLFSPKTKKLEFGENNEMSKYLKENEYQFRKILHNKRHDTFYKGFKLTFAFRDKKDVAAFNDRSKIVVLDKRHNKVDSYVLDEGEKDIYKIFTDGTFLEKKNSGAYAIIIEDIHHNYSVHTEKTDIKGSSQIELCAAIKGIELIKDVDKICIITDSQYVRKGLTEWVMCWKLNGWKTANGENVKNIENWIKFDKLTEGKYIEFHWVKGHSNHFENTLCDIYARESANLPLKNF